From Halictus rubicundus isolate RS-2024b unplaced genomic scaffold, iyHalRubi1_principal scaffold1214, whole genome shotgun sequence:
aaggtattcgagtggctgaagcagcgtctttccgaatctccgatattagcttatcctttattagacgcagatttcattttggatacagatgcgtcgaattttgccattggagcagtcctctcgcaagttcaaggtgaagaggagaaagttattgcatacttttcaaaaatgctgggaaaagcagagaggaattattgcgttacaagacgggaacttttggcgataattaagtccatagaacattttcacccctatctttatggtcgaaaatttctggtaaggactgatcatgctgcgttaaggtggctattgtcgttcaagaatccggaaggacaaacggctcgctggatagaaaggctgcaacagtatgattttgaaattagacATCGAGAAGGGAAGTTGCATGTCAATGCAGACAGTCTGTCAACAACCATTGCGAAGACCCTTTTAACAGATGTAATAAGTCGCCATGGTGTGCCACTAGAACTGCATTCAGATCAAGGTAGGAATTTCGAGTCGAGTGTCTTCAAAGAGTTGATGAGGTTGCTTGGAATTAGAAAGACAAGGACGACACCCTTACATCCCCAATCGGACGGACTCGTCGAAAGGATGATTCGTACATTGTTACAGTATCTAACACAGTTTGTTTCCGAACATCAAAAAGACTGGGATGAATGGATACCGACGTTCCTTTTAGCATATCGGACTTCTCAACATGAGGTAACTCGAAATACTCCGGCAATGGTCCTCATGGGTCGAGAATTACGACTTCCTTTGGATCTCCTGAGAGGCAGTAACTACGCTTCtgaaaggaaggaggagggagCTTACATTGGAGAAATGAGGGCTAAAATCTTGGGAATCCATGATTTTGTACGCCAACGAATGAAGATTAGTGGTGACAAAATGAAGTCCTGGTACGATGTTCATGCGAATCGGGTTTCCTTCAATCCGGGTGACAAGGTCTGGCTATTTAATCCACGACGTACAAGAGGCCGGTGCCCGAAACTCCAATCTGACTGGGAAGGACCGTACATCGTCAAGAATCGattgaacgaattaatttttcgaatagtccgatctcctaaggcaaaaccgaaggttgttcacgtgaaccggcttgcaccttacagtggtttaggataggaatccgaattcctagacacttttcgcccacgaagaggacgctgcatcgaaagaaggcgagggtgcgactccgttccggcacctcgatcactttccatttgtggaagagacagtcctaggaattcgggggaggaagtggtatcctcgcgaggatacgtcctcaggagggtaccccctttcccgactggTCCACAAAGAGTGGTGCACCAATCACCATGTTATCGCGGATAGATTTCGCGAtgattggaggtgcatcctggaGAGGACTCGGTGGTCGCCCGGGGGGAGGGCAGCACCCGGGAAAACGTCAAGAAAGAAGCACTCAAGCCACAAGAGTCAAGGGGAAGGGCGAGAAGTCGACGGAATAACTACACTGAAGCATTAAGGGAAATACCTCATGCCAGCGTCCTGCTCAGGGTTTTTAGGTGGTTTTCCcctgagacagaggacaaatgtcgggacgtttactgtctgattaaggccaccgggttaaagcaaatttcttttctttcaccgacttttcagacagaggttaacatgtcaaggagccgtctttcgattacgaggcatgaaggttgggacgttaccacagacgaatttcgccgcggtcgggacgcccgtttttttcgagagggggagcagtgttacgatggaagctgtcgattgcggcgatcgagagaagttggccgtcgtatcgatattatggtatccggccaacggggttgttgttaagaagaagacagacgacagaacctctcgagtcgacgaagcgagagcacgcacctgtatcgcatcttttaacattgtccgttgacagccaataaatagttatatagttgttggtagtgttcggtgttgttgtttggttgagggatgtgttcgccggcgaggcggggccgaagcctccgcaacaatatgtaaacctgtaatatcgacctgcattatcgaccgtattctatcgcaaggtacagtgtttgccgcggggagaccggggcgctagtaagcggaaccgcgaaatggtgcgtttttttctagacattttacgccttaaataagtaagtaatcaattaaaaatgcataccaccgtgttcgtacatgtctttgctatgtctgtccagagcgtttttttcgatacgaacactaaatctctcgaaattaagagaatctctctgcggcagccatcttgtgacgtcatccttgcttcagaaagcgagatttctgccgaatattacaaattactcgacgatgaggtagaaattcgcaatttgggctctggacagacctagattggacttttaggaaacccaagtgaccacttttaaactgctcattgcgatattgaagcgtcaatttgtcaacattttgacccttgcaagttcatatacgtatatggatttcatgtatgtgtgtggttacacagagtcgacctgccggcccccttaagagagatcattttccaatgccacttatagaggacagaatagacgaATTAAGGAAAGCCCGCATCTTTTCAGTAatagatcttaaaaacggtttCTTTCACGTACCAATGGCAGAACAAAGTAGGAAATATACGTCATTCGTAACGCCCGACggacaatatgaatttttaaaaacaccttTCGGACTATCAATTAGCCCTACTAGTTTTCTTAGATTCATTGacgaaatatttaaagatcTAGTGAGACGCAAAGTAGTTTTTACGTACGTAGACGATATTATTATTCCCGGAGAAAACGATGAACAggcattcgaaaatttattagagACGTTAAAAGTAGCGGAAGAAAACGGGTTAATGATCAACTGGAACAAATGTCAATTCTTCAAAACGCGAATCGAATACCTTGGTCAGGAAATCGAAAACGGAAACGTGTACCCAAGCGAATCAAAAATCAAAGCAGTCGAAAAATTTCCGATACCGAAAAGTAAGAAAGCCGTGCAAAGCTTCCTAGGATTGACGggatattttcgtaaatttatccATGATTATTCAAAGATGGCTCGACCTTTGTCGGACTTGATTAAGAAAGAGCAGGCATTCGTATGGGATAGTAGTCAGAGGGAGGCATTGAAGTTAGTATTATCCGTGAAGCCAGTACTACGTATCTATGATCCGCAAGCTATCACAGAACTGCATACTGATGCCAGCAAGGAAGGCTACGGGGCAATTCTCCTACAAAAGACTGACGAAGACAGTCAATTTCATCCGGTTCACTATTACAGTAAGAAAACGACTGACGCAGAAAAGAAACTACACTCTTACGAATTAGAGGTGCTAGCCATAATTAACGCAGTAAAGAAActacgtatttatttattcggtatCAGATTTAAAATAGTTACGGATTGCGAGGCGTTTAAAAAGACTCTAACTAAAAAAGATTTGTCTCCGAAGGTAGCGCGATGGGCACTAACCCTCGAAGAGTTCGATTACGAGGTAGAACACAGAAGTGGAACGCGACTTAAACATGCGGACGCGCTCAGTAGACATCCCGCGTTAGTTGTTACGAATCATTTACATGCGATGATAAAGAAAAAGCAATTTGAAGACGAGCGATTACACGCGATCAAATGCATTTTGCAAAACGAACCATATGATAACTATTTCATAGATCACGATATTTTAATGAAGCGAAAGAATGATAGGGATTTAATAGTAGAGCCATCCTGTTTGCAAACCGAAATAATACGGAACACACACGAAAACGGCCATTTCGGtattaagaaaatgaaagaaactatAGAAACCGAATATTATATCCCGCGGCTAGAGGATaaactaaaaaattttattagctgCTGTATCccatgtatcatatccgatAAGAAAGCCggtaagaaagagggagagttaATGCCGTTGCCAAAAGGCGATAAACCGTTAAATACCTACCATGTTGATCATGTAGGACCGATGTCAGCGACAACTAAAGCTTACCGATATATTTTCGTAGTAATAgacagtttttcaaaatttatttggttATATCCTACTAAAAGTGTCAACGCGAAGGAAGTTATCAATAAGCTAAGTGGGCAGCAGAAAGTTTTCGGAAATCCCGAGAGAATCATTTCCGATCGAGGAGCGGCGTTTACTTCGGTCGACTTTCAAAACTATTGTATGGATGAAGGGATTCGACATATCTTGGTTACGACGGGGGTTCCAAGAGggaacgggcaggtcgagagaaCGATTAGGACGATAATTCCGGTACTTACAAAATTATCTTTGGACAAACCCGATCAATGGTACAAATTCGTCGAAAAAGTACAATTATGCGTTAACAGTACCTACCAGCGGAGCGTTGGCATGACTCCCTTTGAAGTCATGTTCGGCATGCGAATGCGACACAAACGAGACCATGATATCCTCGCGATAATTGAACAagaaacaattcaattatttcaggAAGATCGCGATGAATTGCGGTTAGTTGCTAAGGAAAATCTCTTAAAAgtacaagaagaaaatagaaaaacttacAACAAGAAATGTAAATCCGCGAGAAAATACCAGGAGGGCGATTTGGTGTTCATTAAAAGAACGCAATTCGGCCGgcaattaaaaatcaaacagAAGTATTTAGGGCCGTAGAAAGTCGTGAAAGTTAAGCGTAATGATCGTTACGACGTAATTCGCATCAGTGATGGGGAGGGACCACACGTAACGAGTACCGCAGTAGATTACATGAAACCCTTCGATTGTAAcgaggaattaaatgaatgatGTCTTCGAGGGCGAAGAAAATGCAGGAAAGGCCGAGTGTGGGAGGCCTACACGTGTGGCTGTATATAACGACTTaacaatagagatagagataagtaataataaatttaaaacggtccatgcgaataagttgaaactagcctgtatacgattagattagtaaagcgactgagtataaaactgttgtataaataaactgaacccaccttaaacgattttaatgtaaatatatacatcaggaactccgagtgtaggtacacctgcgcacacacacatatatagttattctgaaacagactcaaatcatgcgccgtctatataattaattagaatagagtagtatcaagtagtatgtaaaagctgttcccataggaaacaccttttcgataagggggaaggtgtagcgtggccagttgaccacgcgaacatagctagatatatatatagcatcgattaatggcgcggagagggaaatttaaatataagatgtaatcgcgtatttcatacatacgtattttatttgggcgcgatagtttagagtaggtaaagaaagaccgggagagttccatagagatccttgacgaaattcgagtcggcgagactaattgcggaatttagagaaagtcacgcagcctcttagagtagcttctccaattctacataaattagggatagtcgaagtccggaatcagttaaggacaagaggtcataaattccgagtcaaggacctcttggaactccctcggacctctctctcgttcggtcccacatggccccacgtcccttgttttggcagggcttcaccctcacgcgtaccccactcccgtgcgtgcgctattaagatccatccactgccaatcaccatcaagcagcaaccggaagacgagtgatccgacgaatcaacgcctagccagaagatcccaattttcctattggctaaggaagcgagaaggaagaagctaaaaaagggattcgaagctccaggacgacacagaactcattatagaaccgaaggagttacatctccaagactttctaaataaatctctaacaattattttcgccattttactctgtgtacgaagttatttgtgaacctccacgagcagagcgcttcagcgctccacgggcacccgaacccacaccaaaagtccccatcccaccacacggcgacgcaacacgctcttccggatccggtcgatgttgcggagcgggtccggtctctcggccgtcgcggcggcggacagcattttccgggtctgtacgccgggctccattatcgcgtacagatcgttcgtcaggcggctaatgcagtcggcccaccgtcgtctccggtcgtccggtgtctcgggggatggtagtccgtcggcgtttcttcgggtgcggctcgtcgtgggtgtccctcggggcatccacgtgggtttcccccggctgcGATTCAAACGTTCGcgcccgcccgacgttcgatcggcggtcctgcttcgtcgcggcggcggcaggcggcgcgcgtgtaccggtagtgtggcggttgtagataatgtagatttctgtatcgattaatttgtttatatatagttgttaacatttattttgtttttggtttccctaccaacaaaaattattcacataacaaattgcttcagattaaagtaaatactgaaagagataacacgtcttttatttggagaaatatattacactcctacaatttggtgaccccgacgtgatccttTTTAAGAAAGAAGGATGCCGCTTCATCATTCTCCAACAAGAATTGAAGGGAAATCAAATCAAGATCTTATTACGGAGACGGATAAGGATTTGTTAGAAGAAGAATTACCTTCGACgagtaaaaccaacaatttaagTCAAGTCAATGCAACATCAATGGTTAAACTTCCACCCTTTTGGAAAGAGAATCCGATATTGTGGTTTACCCAGATTGAGGCAGCCTTCGCAATTAGCAGAATCTCCTCTGACGATACCAAATACCGGTATACCATAGTTAATTTAGATACGACAGTTCTTCCTTTTGTTTccgatattttaaataatcctccaattaaagaaaaatatgaaacttttaaaacaagaattatttccTCGTTCGACGAATCAAGCGAGTCAAAATTAAGAAGATTAATTAGGGGAAATGAGattacaaaaattaagaaatttggCAGGTGGTTTGTGTAGCGAGAGTGTTCTAAAAACATTATTTCTGGAACAACTACCAGAAAATGTTCGAGGAATTTTAGCCATTAGTGAAGTACAAGAGCTTTCCAAATTGGCTTATCAAGCtgataaaattgtagaagtaataaaaccaaataacatttgtaacattacttcaaaagaaaattatacttctaATTCTTCACAGGAAGAAAAAAATCAGACATTAAATTCACAGATTCTGGAGttacaaaaacaaatagaagttttaaatattaattttcgaagaaataattacagaaatAGATCAAGATCTAGATTTTTTAGGAGAGATAGAAGCATTTCAAAGCCAAGATTTCGAAATGAAGAACCCTTATGTTATTATcatcaaaaatttaaagaaaattcctTTAAATGTAAAAAACCCTGTTCTTGGAGTGGAAAGGATAAAAGAGATCGATCAAATGAAAGGTTAGAGGAAAACTAAGAAAGCTGTCTGGAGTACAGACGATCCATGATAGCTCAAATGTTAATTATCGTCTGACGATTGCCGACAAGACGTCAGGTATGAGATATTTAATTGATACTGGTTCTGATATTTCGTTGTTACCAAGGAAAATGTTAAAAGGAAAGTTGACAGAAACAAATCTTATACTTTTTGCTGCAAATGGTTCTGAGATTAAAACATATGgtcaaaaattaattaccgtAAATTTGGGATTACGCAGAAATTTTACTTGGGAATTCATTGTAGCTGATGCCGTAATGCCGATTATAGGATCAGATTTTATAGGTCATTACGATCTATTAGTAGATTTAAATGGCAAAAGGGTTTTAGATAAAGAGACGAAATTACAATCATTTGGAATCTTGAAGCGAGTacatacaatttcaatttcaacaataaataattcctttaaatataataaattattacaagaatatattgATATTACTAAACCGGTTAGGAAagagattgttaaaaaaaatgtttatcattaTATTGTAACAAAAGGTCAACCGATAGCGGAAAAAGCTAGACGTTTGACacctgaaaaatttaaaattgccaAAGCAGAATTCGAAGAAATGATTCGGAAAGGAGTGTGTAGGCCATCATCCAGTCAATGGGCAAGTCCTTTACACATGGTTCCGAAGAAAAATGGGGAATGGCGACCGTGTGGAGATTATCGAAGATTAAATTCAATAACAATTCCGGATCGCTATCCTGTACCTCATATAcaagatttttcttttaaattagcaggtgcaacaattttttcaaccttAGATCTTATTAAAGCCTATAATCAGATACCCATGGCACCCGAAGACATTCCCAAAACAGCAGTTATCACACCATTTggattatttgaatttttagcaATGCCATTTGGATTAAGAAATGCAGCACAAACATTTCAAAGATATTTAGACAATGTATTAAGAGGTTTGAATTTTTGTCATGGTTATATTGATGATATAATTATTGCgtcaaaaaacgaagaagaacatAAACAACATTTAAAGATAGTTTTTGAACGATTACGAAAATTCAAATTGTCAATAAATGTGAATAAATCGAGCTTTGGTGTTAAAGAAGTTAAATATTTAGgatatttaattaatacagAAGGTATGAGACCTACCGAGGAAAAAGTTCAAGCATTAAAAGATTTTCCAATTCCAAAAAATAGGACAGAATTACGAAGATTTTTAGGAATAGTAAACTTTTATCGTCGTTTTATTCCTATGGCAGCAAAAATTCAAGCTCCTTTACATTCGTTACTTATTGGTGCAAAAAAGAAGGATAAAAGGTTAATTGAATGGACAGAAGAACAAAAAGTTGCTTTTAATAAAACGAAAGAACAATTAATCAATGCTATATTATTGGTACATCCAGTAGCAAACGCACGTTTAGCGCTAACTACAGATGCATCGGATACAGCAATGGGAGCTGTTTTAGAACAATACGTTGGTAAAAGCTGGCAACCATTAGCATTCTATTCAAAAAAATTTACGGAAACTCAACAAAAATACAGTACTTATGATCGAGAGCTTTTGGCGATATATTctgcaattaaatttttccgaTTTATGGTAGAAGGACGAGATTTAGTTGTGAAAACGGATCATAAACCATTGGTTTTTGCATTTAAACAGAAATCAGTTAAAGCTTCTCCTCGACAACTTCGACATTTAGATTTTATAGGTCAATTCACTACTGAATTAAGTTATGTTAAAGGGGACGAAAATGTAATTGCAGATGCCTTCTCAAGAGTTGAAGCAATTGAAATGCCTATTGTTGTAACCACAGAAGAATTAGCGGAAGCACAACAGGcagatgaagaattaaaaaagataatttcaGAAGGAAATTCggcattacaattacaaaaattgagagTTGGTAATACAAATCTTGTATTATATTGCAACATTTTAGAAGATAATATTCGACCTTATGTTCCGAAAATTCTAAGAatacgaattttaaaaattgtacataatttatCACATCCTGGTAGTAGAGCTATGAAAAAGACATTGTCTCAAAGATTTGTCTGGCCGAATATGGCAAAAGATGCTGCAGAATGGGTGAGAACTTGTTTACCTTGTCAAAAGAGTAAAATCCATCGTCATCAGAAAAATTTGCCAGAACATATACCAGTACCTAAAGAAAGATTTAATCATGTACATATAGATCTTATTGGGCCACTTCCGACTGTTAACGGATATCGTTATTGTTTAACTATGATTGATAGATTTTCACGTTGGCCTGAAGCAATACCAATTAAGGAAATTTCAGCAGATACAATaacgaatacatttttcaatacatgGATTTCAAGATTTGGTACACCGTTATCTGTAACCACAGATAGAGGAAGTCAATttgaatcacaaattttcaatgcactatCAAAGATGGTTGGATTCAAGAAGATAAGAACAACTTCTTACCATCCTGCTTCAAATGGGATTGTAGAAAGATGGCATCGGTCACTGAAAACAGCGATTTATTGTCATGAAAAAGAAGATTGGACGAAGATTATACCGATTGTTCTTTTAGGATTAAGAACAgtatataaagaaaatttagGCTCATCAGCTGCAGAGATGTTATATGGACAAACTTTAAGATTACCCGGCGAATTCTTTTTGGAAGAAGAGATTCCGGTTgatcaaagaatttttttacaagaattgAGAGAACGCATGAAATTACTCAAGCCACATCAGACGatacataatattaaaaaaaaggtaTTTATACATAAGAATTTAAATTGTTGTACACATGTGTTTTTGAGAATAGATGCAGTCAAACCACCTTTAACACCACCGTACGAGGGTCCATTCGAGGTAATTGCAAGACCATCAGAGAAGgttttcacaattaaaattaatggacaGTCGATCAATGTCAGTACTGAAAGATTGAAACCTGCCTACTTTGAAAATTCAgaacaagatgaaaatttagaagaaattgCGGATACTTCTCCATTTTCCAATAAAGGACAACTTAAAACTTATCCTGgaccaaaagaaaaaaagaaaacaagatttGTAGAGttcaatatttagaaaatattgtcaaAACTCGGAGGGGAGTAATGTGgcggttgtagataatgtagatttctgtatcgattaatttgtttatatatagttgttaacatttattttgtttttggtttccctaccaacaaaaattattcacataacaaattgcttcagattaaagtaaatactgaaagagacaacacgtcttttatttggagaaatatattacactcctacagtagtgtttcggccgggcgacactggacggcgcgcgtgtaccggcactgtttcggcgggctcgcactaggtggcgcacgcgcggttcggttcacttcactccgcggcacacttaacctcacaaattcccacgtgggcgtaatcccaTTCGAACTGTtgtatagaaaagagaattgcGAAACGTTCTTGTTAAATCCCTCGAAACTACCGCTAGAAGATTATCTAGAAGGCATATCTAATACCTAAAACCGGTCTCTTCAGATATACAAGGTGGCGCTGGAGGTGATCTTCAAAGTGGTCCCGACGATCCTGCTGGCGAACTTCAACCTTCGCATAATGATAGCCTACAAACGATCCTGCCAACGTCGCAGGAGGACGACGCTCTCGAGAACCGCCAGCAACGACAGAGACGCGAGAATATTCGCGGAGGAACGAAGGTTGATGCTTCTGTTGGGCAGCACCAGCATCCTGTTCCTCCTCTGCGTCAGCCCGATGGTCATTCTGAACGTGACGTTGCGGGAGAGCATTCTCAGCCACTATCCTTACCAGGTCGGTCACCGCGTTTAATAGACTTTGCGTTCGCTTTGACGAGGAACCGGTGTTCCGACCAAAGTTTCACTCGAACCGTTCTGCCCTCGCTTTTCCAGGCGTTCCGGGCGTTTGCGAACATGATGGAGGTGATCAATTACTCGATGACGTTCTACATCTACTGTCTGTTCTCGGAGGACTTCCGGAACACCTTGCTCCGAGCGTTGCAGTGGCCCTGGGGACACAACCGCCGGAACGGACGGCGTCTACCGATGGAACGTTCTCCCCAGCCGAGGCCCACGATCAGAACCACAAACTCGTCGACGACCATCACCGTTGCCGCTACCAGCCATCTCGACAGAGCCAACGTTTAGGCgatgtag
This genomic window contains:
- the LOC143364999 gene encoding putative G-protein coupled receptor B0563.6, coding for MIAYKRSCQRRRRTTLSRTASNDRDARIFAEERRLMLLLGSTSILFLLCVSPMVILNVTLRESILSHYPYQAFRAFANMMEVINYSMTFYIYCLFSEDFRNTLLRALQWPWGHNRRNGRRLPMERSPQPRPTIRTTNSSTTITVAATSHLDRANV